In a single window of the Acyrthosiphon pisum isolate AL4f chromosome X, pea_aphid_22Mar2018_4r6ur, whole genome shotgun sequence genome:
- the LOC107883055 gene encoding uncharacterized protein LOC107883055: MQQTFFPIYIHNRVQQAQPVQVIQPVQLVLPVQLVLPVQLVLPVQLVQPFQLVQTTQIIQPVQPVQPSRSILPQSHDQSLANEHIQPVSGNSRTLPAMPPLQPIGHVDANNRLRNSLKAERRKKKSTAQPIVKRENKGSYTVITQQNFDGDWDRFFGF, translated from the exons ATGCAGCAAACATTTTTTCCAATCTATATTCATAATCGTGTTCAGCAAGCCCAGCCTGTTCAGGTGATCCAACCTGTTCAACTGGTCCTGCCTGTTCAACTAGTCTTGCCTGTTCAACTAGTCCTGCCTGTTCAACTGGTCCAGCCTTTTCAGCTGGTCCAAACCACCCAGATCATACAGCCTGTTCAGCCCGTTCAGCCTTCTCGGTCCATCCTGCCTCAAAGTCATGACCAATCATTGGCGAACGAGCACATCCAGCCGGTTAGTGGTAATAGCCGTACTCTTCCTGCTATGCCACCTTTGCAacctatag GTCATGTTGATGCCAATAACAGACTAAGGAATAGTTTAAAAGCTGAAAGAAGAAAGAAAAAGAGTACTGCACAACCAATCGTAAAAAGGGAGAACAAAGGATCATATACTGTCATTACTCAACAGAATTTTGATGGCGATTGGGACAGATTTTTTGGATTTTGA